The Phaeacidiphilus oryzae TH49 region GCCGCGGTGGCCGCGATCCCCTTCACCTACCTGCTGTCGAAGCGGATCCTGCTGCGCGGCCACACCGACCCGGCCACGCCGGCCGAGGGCGCCGGCCCGCCGGCCACGGTCGCGGGGGCCACCGCCTCGGCGGCCGCCCCTTCCGCGCCTTCCGCGCCCTCTTCGCCTTCCGCGCCCTCCGCAGCCAAGACCAGGGCGTCTACTCAGCCCTGATCCTCCGGGGCGCCGTTGTCCCTGCGGTCGAGGGCGCGCTGGAGGGCGGCGGCGGCGTTGCGGCGGGCCTCGGCGGCATCGGCCCGGCGCTGGTCGTCTGCGTGGTAACGGTAGGGCTTGTGCATGACACGGCTCCCCTCGCGACAAGGCGAAAAAGCGCATCTGCGCGCTGCTGGCGGGAACTGCTGGTGGAGACCGGGTGCGAGGGTGGGCACCGGGAAGCGCCGGATCGCGCCTGTGCGGCGGGCAGCAGGGATCGCCTGCGCGGCATCGCCTGACGGCGTCGGCTTCGCTTTTCTCACGGTACGACGGCGGGCCGTCGCTGTCTGCACAATTACTCGGACTTCCTACTATCCGAGACGGCAATCACCCGGACGGGGCGTGCGGCGCCCCGTCCGGGTGAGTTGAGCGTGCGGCGGACCGGCCGGCTCAGGGCCGGCTCAGTTGGCCAGGTCGACCGAGCGGGCGAACTTGGCGCCGATCTCGCCGACGATCTCGGCCAGCACCGGCTGCGGGATCTCCCGGTCGACGGTCAGCGAGACCAGCGCGTCACCGCTCTCGGTGTCCGGGGAGACCTGCATCCCCTCGATGTTGATCTCGGCGTCGCCGAGGATCCGGCCCAGGGTGCCGACCACTCCCGGCCGGTCCTGGTAGCGGAAGAAGGCCATGTGGTCGGTGAGGATCACGTCCACGTCGAAGCTGTCCACGCCGACGATCTTCTGGATCCGCTTCGGGCCGGAGAGGGTGCCGGAGACCGAGACGGTCCGGCCGTCGTTCAGGGTGCCGCGGACGCTGATCACGTTGCGGTGGTCCGGGGACTCGGAGGTGGTGGTCAGCCGGACCTCCAGGCCGCGCTCCTGGGCGAAGAGCGGCGCGTTGACGTAGGAGACCGTCTCGGCGACGACGTCCTCGAAGACGCCCTTCAGCGCGGAGAGTTCGAGGACCTTGACGTCGTGCTGGGTGATCTCGCCGCGGACCTCCACGTCCAGGCGGACGGCGACCTCGCCCGCGAGGGCGGTGAAGATCCGGCCTAGGCGCTCGGCGAGCGGGAGGCCGGGGCGGACGTCCTCGGCGATGACCCCGCCCTGGACGTTGACCGCGTCCGGGACCAGCTCGCCGGCCAGGGCCAGGCGGACCGACTTGGCCACCGCGATGCCGGCCTTCTCCTGGGCCTCGTCGGTGGAGGCGCCGAGGTGCGGGGTGCAGACCACGTTGTCGAAGCCGAAGAGCGGCGAGTCGGTGCAGGGCTCCGAGGAGTAGACGTCCAGGCCGGCGCCGGCCACCCGGCCGTCCTTCAGCGCGGAGATCAGGGCCCCCTCGTCCACGATCCCGCCGCGGGCGGCGTTCACGATCCGGACGGTGGGCTTGACCTTGTGGAGGGCCTCGTCGCCGATCAGGCCCAGGGTCTCCGGGGTCTTCGGGAGGTGGACCGTGATGAAGTCGGACACCTCGAGCAGTTCGTCGAGGGAGAGCAGCTTGACGCCCATCTGGGCGGCGCGGGCGGCCTGGATGTAGGGGTCGTAGGCGACCACCTTCATGCCGAAGGCCGACATCCGCTGGGCGACCAGGACGCCGATCCGGCCGAGGCCGACCACCCCGAGGGTCTTCTCGGCGAGCTCGACGCCGGTGTACTTGCTGCGCTTCCACTCGCCCTGCTTCAGGGCGGCGGTGGCGGCCGGGATGTGACGGGCCGTCGAGATCAGGAGGCCGCAGGCGAGTTCGGCGGCGGTGACGATGTTGGAGGTGGGGGCGTTCACCACCATCACACCGGCCTTGGTGGCGGCCTGGACGTCCACGTTGTCCAGGCCGACGCCGGCGCGGGCGATCACCTTGAGGTTCTGCGCCGCCGCGATGGCCTCGGCGTCCATCTTGGTCGCGGAGCGGATCAGGACGGCGTCCACCTCGGCGAGGGCGGGGAGGAGCTGGGCGCGGTCCGCGCCGTTGCAGGTGCGGATCTCGAAGTCGGGGCCGAGGGCGTCGACGGTCGCGGGGGAGAGCTCTTCTGCGATGAGAACGACAGGCTTCAACGGTGGTCCTAACCTCGCGGGCGGGTTCTCGCGGTGCGCGCTTCGCCGAGCGCGTACCGCCACAGTAGCCACGAGGGGTGGAACGCTTTTCGCCTGTTTGGCAGGTGCGGAGGGGACGGCCCTGCCGGACTGGACAATCCGCCCCGGCCCCCGGAGGTCAGTGGCCTGCCGAAGCGCGCGGTTCCCCGCGCCCCTTTCCGGCCCTTCGGGCCGCTGCGCCCAAGGCGCAGAAAAGGGGCGCGGGGAACCGCGCGGCCAGCCCGCTACGGCGGGAGAGCGGCCGACGAGCGGTCAGTCGACGCCCGTCACGCCTCTTCGTCGACCCAGGACATCAGCTTGCGGAGCTTGCTGCCGGTCTCGGCGAGGAGGGAGGACTCGTCGGCCTTCTTGTACTCGTTGTACTTCGGGAGGCCGGCCTTGTACTCGGCCATCCAGGCGTTGGCGAAGGAGCCGTCCTGGATGTCGCCCAGGATCTTCTTCATCTCGGCCTTGGTGGCGTCGGTGATGACCCGCGGGCCGGAGACGTAGTCGCCCCACTCGGCGGTCTCGGAGACCGACCAGCGCATCTTCTCCAGGCCGCCCTCGTAGATCAGGTCGACGATGAGCTTCAGCTCGTGGAGGCACTCGAAGTAGGCGATCTCGGGCTGGTAGCCCGCCTCGACCAGGGTCTCGAAGCCGGCCTTGATCAGCGCGGAGGTGCCACCGCAGAGCACGGCCTGCTCGCCGAAGAGGTCGGTCTCGGTCTCCTCGGTGAAGGTGGTCTTGATGACGCCGGCGCGGGTGCCGCCGATGCCCTTCGCGTAGGAGAGGCCGAGGGCCAGCGCGTTGCCGGAGGCGTCCTGCTCGACGGCGACGATGCAGGGGACGCCGCGGCCTTCCTCGTACTGGCGGCGGACCAGGTGGCCCGGGCCCTTCGGGGCGACCATGATGACGTCGACGTTCGCCGGCGGCTTGATGAAGCCGAAGCGGATGTTGAAGCCGTGGCCGAAGAAGATCGCGTCGCCGTCCTTGAGGTGCGGCTCCACCGACTCCTTGTAGACGTCGCCCTGGATGGGGTCCGGCACCAGGATCATGATGACGTCGGCCTCGGCGGCCGCCTCGGCGGGGGTCACCACGCGCAGGCCCTGCTCCTCGGCCTTGGCGCGGGACTTCGAGCCCTCCTTCAGGCCGACCCGGACGTCCACGCCCGAGTCGCGGAGGGAGAGGGCGTGCGCGTGGCCCTGGCTGCCGTAGCCGAGGACCGCCACCTTCCGGCCCTGGATGATGGACAGATCGGCGTCGTCGTCGTAGAACAGCTCGGCCACGGTGGGCGTCTCCTTCTTCTTGCGGTTCCTGCGGGGCAGCGTACGCGCCGCGCGGGGTTGATCGTTCGGGATGGTCGGGTGGTGAGACGAAGCGCGTCGGGCCGAGGCCTGCTGAGCCCCCGTGGCCCTTCCCGCACCGGTGGACCGCGCCTGGCAGGGTGGGCCGGCGGCGGTCTCGGCGGGGTGCCGGCGAGCGGGCGGGTGGCCCCTCGCGCGGCGTGGGTGAGCGGCGTGGGTGAGCGGCGTGGGTTACGCGCTGCGGTCCAGCGCCCGGAGGGAGCGGTCGGTGATGGAGCGGGCTCCGCGGCCGATGGCGACCATGCCGGACTGGACGAGCTCCTTGATGCCGAAGGGCTCCAGCATCCGGAGCATCGCCTCCAGCTTGTCCGAGCTGCCGGTGGCCTCGATGGTGACGGCGTCCGGGGAGACGTCGACCGTCTTGGCGCGGAACAGCTGCACGATCTCGACGATCTGCGAGCGGGTCTCGTTGTCCGCCCGGACCTTCGCCAGGACCAGTTCGCGACGGACCGCCTGCTCGGGGTCGAGCTCGACGATCTTTATCACGTTGACCAGCTTGTTGAGCTGCTTGGTGACCTGCTCCAGCGGCAGGTCCTCCACCGCGACGACGATGGTCATCCGGGAGATGTCGGGGTGCTCGGTCGGTCCGACGGCCAGCGATTCGATGTTGAATCCGCGGCGGGAGAACAGGGCCGCGATCCGGGCCAGCACGCCGGGCTTGTTCTCGACCAGGACGGAGAGGGTGTGCTTGGACATGTTCTGACGCTCTCTCACTCTTCGTTGTCGCCGAAGTCGGGGCGGACGTCGCGGGCGGCCATGATCTCGTCGTTGTTGGTGCCGGCGGCGACCATCGGCCAGACCATCGCGTCCTGGTGGACGATGAAGTCGATGACCACCGGGGCGTCGTTCAGCGAACGCGCCTGCTCGATCACCGCGTCCAGCTGGTCCGGGGACTCGCAGCGCAGCCCGTGGCAGCCCATCGCCTCGGCGAGCTTCACGAAGTCCGGGATCCGGGTGCCCTGGGCCGGCTGCTCCTTGCCGTCGTGCCCGGGGCCGGAGTGGAGCACGGTGTTGGAGTAGCGCTCGTTGTAGAAGAGGGTCTGCCACTGCCGCACCATGCCGAGCGAGCCGTTGTTGATCACGGCCACCTTGATCGGGATGTTGTTCAGCGCGCAGGTGACCAGCTCCTGGTTGGTCATCTGGAAGCAGCCGTCGCCGTCGATCGCCCACACCTCGGTGCCGGGCTGACCCGCCTTGGCGCCCATCGCCGCCGGGACGGCGTAGCCCATGGTGCCGGCGCCGCCGGAGTTCAGCCAGGTCGCGGGGTGCTCGAACTGGATGAACTGGGAGGCCCACATCTGGTGCTGGCCCACGCCGGCCGCGTAGATCGCGTCCGGGCCGACCAGCTGCCCGATCCGCTCGATCACCTGCTGCGGCGTCAGCAGACCGTCCGGAGCCGGGTCCCAGCCCAGGGGGTAGGTCTTCCGCCAGCCGCCCAGCTGCTCCCACCAGGCGGTGTAGTCGCAGGCGCCGGGGGTGTGGTCGAGCTCGTTCTGGACCGCGACGATCAGGTCGGCCAGCACCTCGCGGGCGTCGCCGACGATCGGCACGTCCGCGGCCCGGTTCTTGCCGATCTCCGCCGGGTCGATGTCCGCGTGGACGATGGTCGCGTACGGGGCGAAGCCGTCCAGCTTGCCGGTCACCCGGTCGTCGAAGCGGGCGCCCAGGGCGATGATCAGGTCGGCCTTCTGCAGCGAGGTGACGGCGGCCACCGTGCCGTGCATCCCGGGCATCCCCAGGTGCTGCGGGTGGGAGTCGGGGAAGGCGCCGATGCCCATCAGGGTGGTGGTCACCGGGGCCTTGGTCAGCTCGGCCAGGATCTTCAGCTCGGCCGTGGCCCGGGCCTTGAGCACGCCGCCGCCGACGTACAGCACCGGGCGCCTGGCCTGCGCCAGCAGCCGGGCGGCCTCCCGGATCTGCTTGCCGTGCGGGCGGGTCACCGGGCGGTAGCCGGGCAGCTGGTGCTCGACCGGCCAGCGGAACACGGTCTGCTTCTGCATCGCGTCCTTGGCGACGTCCACCAGCACCGGGCCGGGACGGCCGGTGGCCGCGATGTGGAAGGCCTCCGAGATCACCCGCGGGATGTCCGCCGCGTCGGTGACCAGGAAGTTGTGCTTGGTGATCGGCATCGTGATGCCGCAGATGTCCGCCTCCTGGAAGGCGTCCGTGCCGATCGAGGTGGAGGCCACCTGGCCGGTGATGGCGACCATCGGCACCGAGTCCATGTAGGCGTCGGCGATCGGGGTGACCAGGTTGGTCGCGCCCGGGCCCGAGGTCGCCATGCACACCCCGACCTTGCCGGTGGCCTGCGCGTACCCGGTGGCGGCGTGGCCGGCGCCCTGCTCGTGGCGGACCAGCACGTGCCGCAGCTTCTCGGAGTCCATCAGCGGGTCGTAGGCCGGGAGGATCGCGCCGCCCGGGAGGCCGAAGACGGTGTCGACGCCGACCGCTTCGAGGGAGCGGATGAGGGACTGTGCGCCGGACATGGTCTCGGCGACGGTCGGTTGGGCGGCGCCGGCGTCTGCCGATGCCTCCCCGCGATGGTGGGCGGCGGCCTGCTCAGTCATCTGCCTGTCTCTTCTCGGCTGAGGGTGGCGGGTTCGAGAGGGGGGTGCTGGGGGCTGGGGCCCCGTCGGGATCCGAGCGGTCCGAGCGGCGAGGCTGCGAACCCGTTGGAGCAACAAAAAACCCCTCGTGCCTGAGGCATGCGAGGGGGGCGCGTCGGTGGGTGGTGGTCAGCCGACGCGCTTGCCAAGTACGAGAATTCGGGTGCGCATGGCCTTGACCTTCCTCCTGGCCCCTGGTCGCTGTCAAGCTCATGGGACGCGGATCTCACCATTCGGACCAGTGCGGGGGCAGCGGGGAAGCCCGCGTCCGGGCAGGCGTCTGCGCAGCTCGGCGCAGTGATGAAGGGCACTTTCCGGGGTCTCTCCGCGGGGTCGGCGGGCGGCGCGTCTCACACCCCGTCAGGCGCGGGCGCCGGCCGCGGGGGGCCGGCCGGCCCGCCGGGGTCCACCGCGGGTGCCGCGCGTCCGGGGCTCGCCGTCTCGGGGCTGGCCGTCTCGGGGCCGGCCGATTCGGGGCTCGCCGCTGCGGGGCTCGGCGATCGGGGGCTGGGCGGCCCCGGGTCGGCCGGATCCGCCGGGCCCGCGGGTGGCTCCGCGGCCGACCGGGTCGCCGGGGCTGCCGGGGTCGCCGGAGCAGCCGGCGTTCCGGACGGTGCCGGGGCCCCGTCGGGCTCGCAGGCCGGGAGGGGGAACGGGCGGCCGACCACCGCGGCCAGCCGCGCGTCGTCCAGCGTCCCGGCGAAGAGCCGGCCGGTGCCGCGGGCGCAGCCGGCCGCGCGCAGCACCGCCGCCTGCTCCGGCAGGTCCACCCCGTCCGCGACCGTGGTGAGCCCCAGCTCCCGGCCGAGGCCGAGCAGCGAGCCGGCCAGGCTCCGCAGGAAGCCGGACTCGGCGATCCCCTCCACCACCCCGCGGTCCAGGGTGAGCTGGTCGAGCGGCAGCCGGCGCAGCCCGCTCAGCGGGGCCGCGCCGCCGCCGATGCCGTCCAGCGACAGGCCGACGCCGAGCCGCTTGAGCGCCAGCATCCGGCGCACCAGCTGGTCGAAGTCGCCGACGCCGGGCTCCCCCGGCTCGTTGCCGGTGAGGGCGAGGACCAGGGTGCGCGGGGGCAGCGCGTGCCGGCGCAGCGCCTCCGCCACGGTCTCGACCAGGCCGGGCCCGGCCAGCCGGTAGCCGGGCAGCCGCACGGTCACCGGGTACGGCCGGCCGTCTCGGCGGCGGGCCCGGGCAGCCGCCCTGGCCACCGCCTGCTCGACGCTCCACCGGGCCAGCCGGGCCGCCCGCTCCCCGCCGCCCGCCGTGCGGAGGAACTCGGCCGGGGTGATCAGGCCGCCCTGGGCGGTGCGCCAGCGGGGCTGCGCGGTGAGGCCGGTGACCTCCCCGGTCGCCAGGTCCACCACCGGCTGGTGGAGGAGGGCGAACTCGCCCTCCCGCACGGCCGCCCGCAGCCGCTGCTCCCGCTCGGCGCGGCGGACCAGCTCGGCCCTCAGCTCCGGGGTGTAGACGTGGACCCGGCCCTTGCCGTTGCGTTTCGCCCGGTACATCGCCAGGTCGGCGTTGCGTACCAGGTCGGCGGGCTCGATGCCGCGCTCGGCGTAGGCGATGCCGATGCTCGCGGCCACTCCGCGCTCCTCCCCCGCGATCCAGTACGGGGCGGAGACGGCGGTGCGCAGCCGGTCGGCGATGTCCCGGACCTGCTCCCGGGTGACCCGGCCGCCGATCAGCGCGGCGAACTCGTCCCCGCCGAGGCGGGCGACCGTGTCGCCGGCGCGGACCGTCTCCTGGAGCCGGCGGGCGGCGTGCACCAGCAGCTCGTCGCCGACCTGGTGGCCGGCGGTGTCGTTGACCGCCTTGAAGCCGTCCAGGTCGAGGTAGAGGACGGCGGTCGCCCCGGCGGCGTCCGCCGGGTCGCCGCCCTCGGCGGCACGGATCGCCTCGGCGGCCTCGGCGGCCGGCCGGTCGTCGGCGCGGCGGCCCTTGAGGGCGGCCCGCACCCGCTCGGTGAACAGGGCCCGGTTGGGCAGGTCGGTGAGCGGGTCGTGGTACGCGTTGTGCTGCAACTGGGCCTGCAGCCGCACCCGTTCGGTGACGTCCCGGCTGTTGAAGATCAGGCCGTCCTGGTAGCGGTTGACGGTGGACTCGACGTGCAGCCAGTCCCCGGTCCCGGAACGGATCCGGCACTCGATGCGGGCGGTGGGCTCGTCCTCCGGTCGCTTGGCGAGGTAGCGCTGCACCTCCCACAGCACATGGCCCCGGTCGTCCTGGTGGATCAGGTCGGTGAGCTGGGTGCCGACCAGCTGGCCGGCGTCCCGGCCGTAGACGCCGGTGGCGGCGGCGGAGACGTAGTGGAGGACGCCGTCCGGTCCTGCGATCATGATGACGTCCGACGAGCCCTGCACCAGGGACCTGAAGTGCCGCTCCTGGGTGGCGAGTTCACGGGCCAGGTGGAGGTTCTCCAGCAGCACCACCCCCTGGCGGACCAGCAGCGCGAAGACCACGGTGCAGCCGCAGACCAGCACGAAGCGGTCCATCGGGTGGTCGCCGAGGGCGTTGAACAGCAGCCCGACGGTGCAGACCGCGGCGGCGAGGTACGGGGTCAGCGCACTGAAAACGGTCGCCACCCGCCGACGCGGGGGGAGACCGTCCGACCCGTTCCCGCTGTCCGCGGGATCCGCCGCGGCAGCGGGGCCGGCGGCCCAGGGAACCCCGCGGCCGGCCCAGGGGGCGCGCGCCAGCAGCATGCTGCCGGCGAACCAGCCGGCGTCCAGCAGATGCCCGGAGTGGTACGAGCCGTTCACGGTGGCGTTGGTGAACAGCCCGTCGCAGAGGACGGTCACCGCCAGCGCCAGCGCGACGGTGTGCACCGCGGCCCGGTTGCCGTCCCGGCTGCGGAAGCGCAG contains the following coding sequences:
- the ilvN gene encoding acetolactate synthase small subunit, which encodes MSKHTLSVLVENKPGVLARIAALFSRRGFNIESLAVGPTEHPDISRMTIVVAVEDLPLEQVTKQLNKLVNVIKIVELDPEQAVRRELVLAKVRADNETRSQIVEIVQLFRAKTVDVSPDAVTIEATGSSDKLEAMLRMLEPFGIKELVQSGMVAIGRGARSITDRSLRALDRSA
- a CDS encoding acetolactate synthase large subunit, producing the protein MTEQAAAHHRGEASADAGAAQPTVAETMSGAQSLIRSLEAVGVDTVFGLPGGAILPAYDPLMDSEKLRHVLVRHEQGAGHAATGYAQATGKVGVCMATSGPGATNLVTPIADAYMDSVPMVAITGQVASTSIGTDAFQEADICGITMPITKHNFLVTDAADIPRVISEAFHIAATGRPGPVLVDVAKDAMQKQTVFRWPVEHQLPGYRPVTRPHGKQIREAARLLAQARRPVLYVGGGVLKARATAELKILAELTKAPVTTTLMGIGAFPDSHPQHLGMPGMHGTVAAVTSLQKADLIIALGARFDDRVTGKLDGFAPYATIVHADIDPAEIGKNRAADVPIVGDAREVLADLIVAVQNELDHTPGACDYTAWWEQLGGWRKTYPLGWDPAPDGLLTPQQVIERIGQLVGPDAIYAAGVGQHQMWASQFIQFEHPATWLNSGGAGTMGYAVPAAMGAKAGQPGTEVWAIDGDGCFQMTNQELVTCALNNIPIKVAVINNGSLGMVRQWQTLFYNERYSNTVLHSGPGHDGKEQPAQGTRIPDFVKLAEAMGCHGLRCESPDQLDAVIEQARSLNDAPVVIDFIVHQDAMVWPMVAAGTNNDEIMAARDVRPDFGDNEE
- the serA gene encoding phosphoglycerate dehydrogenase; the encoded protein is MKPVVLIAEELSPATVDALGPDFEIRTCNGADRAQLLPALAEVDAVLIRSATKMDAEAIAAAQNLKVIARAGVGLDNVDVQAATKAGVMVVNAPTSNIVTAAELACGLLISTARHIPAATAALKQGEWKRSKYTGVELAEKTLGVVGLGRIGVLVAQRMSAFGMKVVAYDPYIQAARAAQMGVKLLSLDELLEVSDFITVHLPKTPETLGLIGDEALHKVKPTVRIVNAARGGIVDEGALISALKDGRVAGAGLDVYSSEPCTDSPLFGFDNVVCTPHLGASTDEAQEKAGIAVAKSVRLALAGELVPDAVNVQGGVIAEDVRPGLPLAERLGRIFTALAGEVAVRLDVEVRGEITQHDVKVLELSALKGVFEDVVAETVSYVNAPLFAQERGLEVRLTTTSESPDHRNVISVRGTLNDGRTVSVSGTLSGPKRIQKIVGVDSFDVDVILTDHMAFFRYQDRPGVVGTLGRILGDAEINIEGMQVSPDTESGDALVSLTVDREIPQPVLAEIVGEIGAKFARSVDLAN
- a CDS encoding putative bifunctional diguanylate cyclase/phosphodiesterase, whose product is MGTAVPAGPGRRPSRRPRGPAGRLSSRAPGLPVLALFLICLGYGLGSATDWGRHLELADFMGDFGLSAGALIAALSCLAYGCLPRARARAAWLCFGFSSLMVAVGNGAWGWYEVVLRVSVPTPSLADFAFLFFAPPAILGLLLLANRPRSAAGWLCLLLDGWLIAGSLLTLSWSLALSRAAAGAGNTLHVALALAYPVLDILLISMVLGLRFRSRDGNRAAVHTVALALAVTVLCDGLFTNATVNGSYHSGHLLDAGWFAGSMLLARAPWAGRGVPWAAGPAAAADPADSGNGSDGLPPRRRVATVFSALTPYLAAAVCTVGLLFNALGDHPMDRFVLVCGCTVVFALLVRQGVVLLENLHLARELATQERHFRSLVQGSSDVIMIAGPDGVLHYVSAAATGVYGRDAGQLVGTQLTDLIHQDDRGHVLWEVQRYLAKRPEDEPTARIECRIRSGTGDWLHVESTVNRYQDGLIFNSRDVTERVRLQAQLQHNAYHDPLTDLPNRALFTERVRAALKGRRADDRPAAEAAEAIRAAEGGDPADAAGATAVLYLDLDGFKAVNDTAGHQVGDELLVHAARRLQETVRAGDTVARLGGDEFAALIGGRVTREQVRDIADRLRTAVSAPYWIAGEERGVAASIGIAYAERGIEPADLVRNADLAMYRAKRNGKGRVHVYTPELRAELVRRAEREQRLRAAVREGEFALLHQPVVDLATGEVTGLTAQPRWRTAQGGLITPAEFLRTAGGGERAARLARWSVEQAVARAAARARRRDGRPYPVTVRLPGYRLAGPGLVETVAEALRRHALPPRTLVLALTGNEPGEPGVGDFDQLVRRMLALKRLGVGLSLDGIGGGAAPLSGLRRLPLDQLTLDRGVVEGIAESGFLRSLAGSLLGLGRELGLTTVADGVDLPEQAAVLRAAGCARGTGRLFAGTLDDARLAAVVGRPFPLPACEPDGAPAPSGTPAAPATPAAPATRSAAEPPAGPADPADPGPPSPRSPSPAAASPESAGPETASPETASPGRAAPAVDPGGPAGPPRPAPAPDGV
- the ilvC gene encoding ketol-acid reductoisomerase → MAELFYDDDADLSIIQGRKVAVLGYGSQGHAHALSLRDSGVDVRVGLKEGSKSRAKAEEQGLRVVTPAEAAAEADVIMILVPDPIQGDVYKESVEPHLKDGDAIFFGHGFNIRFGFIKPPANVDVIMVAPKGPGHLVRRQYEEGRGVPCIVAVEQDASGNALALGLSYAKGIGGTRAGVIKTTFTEETETDLFGEQAVLCGGTSALIKAGFETLVEAGYQPEIAYFECLHELKLIVDLIYEGGLEKMRWSVSETAEWGDYVSGPRVITDATKAEMKKILGDIQDGSFANAWMAEYKAGLPKYNEYKKADESSLLAETGSKLRKLMSWVDEEA